Proteins encoded within one genomic window of Malassezia restricta chromosome VII, complete sequence:
- a CDS encoding transcription initiation factor TFIIH subunit 4: MSATKLPIETFLNAQPRTVLIRLYEKPASCLAVFRLLPMTARQIIMDLVFLDKPLTLEECQQLFRSHNDEAYSVALERMQRLSILMVRDETYMYMNEVFRRGIIGAMTGSGDVSSFGKLCELSPENIVSTEFLDGYARAQWETILYFMVGSEQTTAPRKTVLFLLQRTGLMQRDATDNDSLNITSLGFQFLLQDVNSQLWALLLHYLSMAEERNMDLVEVLAFFFTVGGLEVGRAYETRGFSQTQIQTLEELGDYGLVYRPTKTAKYFFPTRLASTLTSTASPMLSRLNDQEEQGYLILETNYRVYAYTANLLRIAILNLFVTLKSRLPNLVIGQLTRHSVKSALKKGITADQIIAYLTHHAHPQMYKNEPLLPITVSDQIRLWEREQNRVTAVTGNLYTDFTSSFDFVQVRDYAKSLGVLQWENEQKRMLFVSADGHEAVRDFIQRRRV; encoded by the exons ATGAGCGCCACCAAGCTTCCTATTGAGACGTTTCTTAATGCGCAACCACGTACAGTCCTTATTCGACTCTATGAAAAACCCGCCAGTTGCCTCGCTGTGTTCCG ACTTTTGCCTATGACTGCCCGTCAAATTATAATGGACCTGGTGTTTCTGGACAAGCCACTTACTCTAGAAGAGTGTCAGCAACTTTTTCGTTCACATAACGATGAGGCATACTCGGTGGCTTTAGAACGCATGCAGCGACTGTCTATCTTGATGGTACGCGATGAAACATACATGTACATGAATGAAGTGTTTCGACGTGGCATCATCGGTGCTATGACAGGCAGTGGCGATGTGTCTTCCTTTGGTAAGCTCTGTGAGCTATCACCGGAAAACATTGTGTCGACCGAGTTTCTTGACGGTTATGCGCGGGCACAATGGGAAACGATTCTGTATTTTATGGTCGGAAGTGAGCAAACAACTGCACCACGTAAAACTGTTCTGTTTTTACTACAGCGAACGGGTCTCATGCAGCGTGATGCCACTGATAATGACAGCCTGAATATTACGTCGCTCGGCTTTCAGTTCCTTCTTCAAGACGTCAATTCACAATTATGGGCATTGTTGTTGCACTACTTGAGCATGGCAGAGGAGCGCAACATGGATTTAGTAGAAGTGCTTGCTTTTTTCTTCACCGTGGGTGGACTCGAGGTGGGACGCGCCTACGAGACGCGCGGATTCTCACAAACACAAATTCAAAcgctcgaagagctcggAGACTACGGCCTCGTGTACAGGCCGACCAAAACGGCCAAATACTTTTTTCCAACTCGTCTAGCCTCGACTCTTACCTCTACGGCCTCACCGATGTTGTCACGACTCAACGATCAAGAGGAACAGGGCTACTTGATTCTCGAGACCAATTACCGAGTGTATGCCTACACGGCTAATCTTCTTCGCATTGCAATCTTGAACTTGTTTGTCACGCTCAAAAGTCGACTTCCCAACCTGGTGATCGGGCAATTAACGCGACACAGCGTCAAGTCGGCCTTGAAAAAGGGCATTACGGCGGACCAAATTATTGCATACTTGACACATCATGCCCATCCCCAAATGTATAAAAATGAGCCGCTGCTCCCAATAACCGTCTCTGATCAGATTCGACTGTGGGAGCGCGAGCAGAATCGTGTTACAGCTGTGACTG GCAATCTATATACTGATTTTACCTCTTCGTTTGACTTCGTGCAAGTTCGCGACTATGCCAAAAGTCTGGGTGTTCTTCAGTGGGAGAATGAGCAGAAGCGCATGTTATTCGTCTCAGCTGATGGACATGAAGCGGTGCGAGACTTTATTCAAAGGCGCCGCGTGTAG
- a CDS encoding serine palmitoyltransferase, translating into MTKTESIDQESLHGLFGWITWVFKSIPGRDIILRYIASSYQNDPIRSLLELILFIFAVRTILQNRTRARGTSHFIQFSEDEIDYLVNEFEPEPLCAPLDAKEKDELDSVPMVVGHASAHPMVQAPWMTGTTPRRVMNLASFNFTGMLNEPELQKQAKEMLHEYGVGSCSPPGFYGISDQHIRLEASVASFFRKDASIVYSQGFSIMSSVVPAFCKRGDVIVADVGVSFAIQKALELSRSHIYWYDHNDMDSLEHVLSYINRAHQQSRKPLTRRFIVTEALFEADGTVTDLPTIVDLKKKYKFRMILDESYSAGVIGATGRGLTELQKVDPDDVDIIVGNLAVAFATAGGFCASTQEIVKHQRINGLSYVFSAAMPVMLANGSTVAMKLLDANPSVYDKLHENVSILRKALDPITSIIIPSAPESPLVHVQIKSKRDDMDASAQKELLTKIERLALNQGVWITQTPHLPSIRLQLDQGPWARPSLRIAVTSALSVGEMAQAADIVRASIVSVVGP; encoded by the exons ATGACAAAAACAGAGTCTATAGACCAGGAGTCGCTCCATGGATTGTTTGGATGGATCACATGGGTGTTCAAGTCTATACCAGGGCGGGACATAATTTTGCGCTATATCGCCAGCAGCTACCAAAATGATCCGATCCGCTCATTGCTGGAGCTGATTCTGTTTATATTTGCTGTTCGTACGATTCTGCAAAATCGAACGCGTGCACGTGGAACGTCCCACTTCATTCAATTCTCAGAGGAT GAAATTGATTATCTTGTCAATGAATTTGAGCCTGAGCCCCTTTGTGCCCCACTTGATGCCAAGGAAAAAGATGAACTTGACTCGGTCCCCATGGTTGTAGGCCATGCGTCTGCACACCCTATGGTCCAAGCCCCGTGGATGACAGGCACAACCCCCAGGCGTGTTATGAACCTTGCATCCTTTAATTTCACAGGCATGTTGAACGAGCCTGAACTCCAAAAGCAAGCCAAAGAGATGCTCCACGAGTATGGCGTGGGAAGCTGCTCGCCTCCTGGCTTTTATGGAATTAGCGACCAGCATATTCGGCTTGAGGCGTCCGTGGCTTCGTTTTTCCGAAAGGATGCGTCCATCGTATACAGTCAGGGATTTTCCATTATGAGCAGTGTTGTTCCTGCGTTTTGCAAACGTGGTGATGTGATTGTGGCTGATGTGGGTGTGTCCTTTGCTATTCAAAAGGCTCTGGAACTCTCGCGAAGCCACATTTACTGGTACGACCACAACGACATGGACTCGCTCGAACATGTGCTATCGTACATCAACCGTGCCCATCAGCAATCTCGAAAGCCTCTGACCCGCCGCTTCATTGTGACCGAGGCACTCTTTGAGGCAGATGGCACAGTCACAGATCTTCCCACGATTGTGGACCTCAAGAAGAAATACAAATTCCGCATGATACTTGATGAGTCGTACAGTGCCGGAGTAATCGGTGCAACCGGTCGTGGTCTCACTGAGCTCCAGAAAGTTGACCCAGATGATGTCGATATTATTGTGGGTAACTTGGCAGTGGCGTTTGCGACGGCTGGTGGCTTCTGTGCATCGACGCAAGAGATTGTTAAGCATCAGCGAATCAACGGCCTGTCGTATGTATTCTCAGCAGCCATGCCAGTTATGTTGGCAAACGGCTCAACAGTTGCTATGAAATTACTGGATGCGAATCCCAGCGTTTACGATAAGTTGCACGAGAACGTGTCGATTTTGCGCAAGGCACTGGATCCGATCACTTCCATCATAATTCCTAGTGCGCCCGAAAGTCCACTTGTACATGTCCAAATTAAATCGAAGAGGGATGATATGGATGCCTCTGCGCAAAAAGAGCTGCTCACCAAAATTGAGCGCCTTGCATTGAACCAAGGCGTGTGGATAACTCAAACCCCGCATTTGCCAAGTATACGCCTACAGCTGGATCAGGGTCCGTGGGCGCGCCCAAGTCTGCGTATCGCTGTGACGAGCGCACTTAGCGTTGGTGAAATGGCACAGGCTGCTGACATTGTCCGAGCAAGTATTGTCTCTGTAGTGGGTCCATAG
- a CDS encoding acyl-CoA dehydrogenase, with amino-acid sequence MSMRTFARSTNALRPASRSALSARFIASARVPQVVRAPAMRSFSTSVQRAEEFENPFGPNSLYKLTEEEQMLRDVVRRYAESQVKPLVQKMDENEKMDPSIIKGLFEQGLMAIETSPELGGAGSSFLSAIIVIEELAKVDPSVSVMCDVHNTLVNTVLRKYANEHLQKKYMPSLSTDKLGSFCLSEPNSGSDAFAMKTSVKKSDDGSHYIINGSKMWITNSGEAEFFIVFAQGDPSKGYKGISAFAVEKEMGVEIGKKESKLGIRASSTCTVNFDNVKVPAENLIGEEGRGYKIAIEILNEGRVGIGAQMVGLAQGAFDRALAYTHDREQFAKPIAKFQGLQFQMAQVATEIEAARLMVYNAARLKEEGRPFTKQAAMAKLYSSQAAERAAGRAIEWFGGIGFTREQGIEKYWRDSKIGAIYEGTSNIQLNTIFNLTAKEHGF; translated from the coding sequence ATGTCTATGCGCACGTTCGCACGCTCGACCAACGCACTGCGCCCTGCTTCGCGCAGCGCTCTGTCAGCACGTTTCATTGCCTCTGCTCGAGTGCCGCAAGTAGTGCGCGCTCctgcgatgcgctcgttCTCGACAAGCGTTCAGCGTGCGGAAGAGTTCGAGAACCCATTCGGCCCCAACTCTCTCTATAAGCTGACTGAAGAAGAGCAGATGCTTCGTGatgtcgtgcgtcgctATGCTGAATCGCAGGTCAAGCCTTTGGTGCAGAAGATGGATGAAAACGAGAAGATGGACCCCTCGATCATTAAGGGCCTTTTCGAGCAAGGTTTGATGGCCATTGAGACGTCGCCAGAGTTGGGTGGCGCAGGAAGCAGTTTCCTCTCTGCTATTATTGTTATCGAGGAGCTGGCTAAAGTGGATCCCTCTGTGTCCGTCATGTGTGACGTGCACAACACGCTTGTGAACActgtgctgcgcaagtACGCCAATGAGCACCTGCAAAAGAAGTACATGCCAAGCCTCTCGACGGACAAGCTTGGATCATTCTGTCTGTCGGAGCCCAACTCTGGCTCGGATGCTTTTGCCATGAAGACCTCAGTGAAGAAGTCGGACGACGGTAGCCATTACATTATCAACGGTTCCAAAATGTGGATTACGAACAGTGGTGAGGCTGAGTTCTTTATTGTCTTTGCTCAGGGTGACCCATCTAAGGGTTACAAGGGTATTTCTGCTTTTGCTGTTGAGAAGGAGATGGGCGTGGAGATTGGCAAGAAGGAAAGCAAGCTGGGTATccgtgcctcgagcacTTGCACGGTGAACTTTGATAACGTCAAGGTGCCCGCTGAGAACCTCATCGGCGAGGAGGGTCGTGGCTACAAGATTGCTATCGAGATCCTCAACGAGGGTCGTGTCGGTATCGGTGCACAGATGGTGGGTCTAGCGCAAGGTGCCTTTGACCGTGCTCTGGCTTACACGCACGACCGTGAGCAGTTCGCCAAACCGATCGCCAAGTTCCAAGGCTTGCAATTCCAAATGGCCCAAGTTGCCACTGAGATCGAGGCTGCCCGTCTGATGGTATACAACGCTGCTCGTCTGAAGGAAGAGGGCCGTCCCTTCACGAAGCAGGCCGCTATGGCCAAGCTGTATTCGAGCCAGGCAgctgagcgtgccgcgGGCCGTGCTATCGAATGGTTTGGTGGCATTGGCTTCACTCGCGAGCAGGGTATTGAGAAGTACTGGCGTGACAGTAAGATCGGTGCTATTTACGAGGGCACCAGCAACATTCAGCTGAACACGATCTTCAACCTTACCGCAAAGGAGCACGGCTTTTAA
- a CDS encoding DNA repair and recombination protein RAD54 and RAD54-like protein: MRRSAIVAALNELNENTSKPPHEPPRQLATGGGYGILQEQKPFKSPLVRSRNGNQSLRKRPRLNYAVFGDHVTDENDACYGELEEPRQKKSLEGVYKGIDASGVSFNVDRRKWQVYDAKPDAIRRKFSIPSLRNDKGEVFKANSTNAALGVRRPVEVPPRPLHDPMGEHAIVLYDPTVDDKNIEKERERLRAAFEEEQQKAKEERGPHKSLASILGLNKPHVQLDEKVPVVIDPRLGKTLRPHQVEGVKFLYRCTTGMISENANGCIMADEMGLGKTLQCITLLWTLLKQSPNAGKSTIQKAIVVCPSSLVRNWANELTKWLGAAAPGALALDGRLSREQMFESVQRWADCKGRAIVHPVMIVSYETLRNLQELLGNTEIGLLLCDEGHRLKNTDSLTFQSLDLLKVKRRVILSGTPIQNDLSEYFALINFAIPDVLGNRNEFRKRFELDILRGRDAGASEKEQMVGREKLQELSALVSQFIIRRSNDILSKYLPIKYEHVVFCHLSPFQLALYDLFLRSPAIARLLRGNGSQPLKAIGILKKLCNHPDLLSLPDDLEGSEELFPEGYKPGDRRHVAVELSGKLSVLTRFLASIRSTTDDKIVLISNYTQTLDLFERLCRLRRWGFFRLDGTMNINKRQKLVDRFNDPTAPEFIFLLSSKAGGCGLNLIGANRLVLFDPDWNPASDQQALARVWRDGQKKACFVYRFIATGSIEEKILQRQSHKQSLSSCVVDDDLDAERHFSGEDLRALFQFKYNTDSDTHDTYKCKRCRDGKQVVASKAMLYGDTSTWNHVSKHEFGKLHDDLLRAEVMHDDVSFVFQYCSH, translated from the coding sequence ATGCGTCGAAGTGCGATTGTGGCGGCTCTAAATGAACTGAACGAAAATACCTCTAAACCCCCGCATGAGCCACCGAGGCAACTAGCAACTGGAGGCGGCTATGGAATTTTGCAGGAACAAAAGCCCTTCAAGTCACCTTTGGTGAGGAGTCGCAATGGCAATCAGTCACTACGGAAACGACCACGCTTAAATTACGCCGTGTTTGGTGATCATGTCACGGATGAAAATGATGCATGCTATGGAGAGCTAGAGGAGCCGAGACAAAAGAAAAGTCTCGAGGGCGTATATAAAGGCATCGATGCATCTGGTGTTTCTTTTAATGTGGATCGTCGAAAGTGGCAAGTGTACGATGCAAAGCCAGACGCGATCAGACGCAAATTCTCGATTCCAAGTCTTCGGAACGACAAAGGTGAAGTATTCAAAGCAAATTCGACGAATGCTGCGTTGGGCGTCAGGCGACCTGTGGAAGTGCCACCGCGCCCTTTACACGATCCTATGGGTGAGCATGCGATCGTGCTCTATGACCCGACAGTGGACGATAAGAATATCGAAAAGGAGCGAGAAAGGTTACGTGCTGCTTTTGAAGAAGAGCAGCAGAAGGCGAAAGAAGAACGTGGTCCGCATAAAAGTCTGGCATCGATCCTTGGATTGAATAAACCACATGTTCAATTAGACGAAAAAGTCCCGGTCGTGATCGATCCAAGACTAGGCAAAACTCTGCGTCCACACCAAGTCGAGGGTGTCAAGTTTCTGTATCGTTGTACGACCGGCATGATATCTGAGAATGCTAATGGATGTATTATGGCTGATGAAATGGGTCTAGGCAAGACTTTGCAATGCATCACGCTTCTCTGGACGTTATTAAAGCAGTCTCCCAATGCTGGCAAGTCTACCATTCAAAAAGCTATTGTTGTTTGTCCATCAAGCTTGGTTCGAAACTGGGCCAACGAACTCACGAAATGGCTTGGCGCTGCCGCCCCAGGCGCTTTGGCTCTGGATGGTCGCCTTAGTCGCGAGCAGATGTTTGAGTCTGTTCAAAGATGGGCTGATTGTAAAGGACGAGCAATTGTTCATCCCGTCATGATTGTGTCTTACGAAACTCTTCGCAATTTACAAGAGCTCCTAGGGAATACCGAAATCGGATTGCTTTTGTGCGACGAAGGGCATAGACTCAAAAACACCGACTCTTTGACTTTCCAATCATTAGACTTACTTAAAGTGAAGCGTCGTGTTATTTTGTCAGGAACACCAATTCAGAACGATCTATCTGAGTATTTCGCGCTTATCAACTTTGCTATTCCTGACGTTCTTGGAAACCGAAATGAATTTCGCAAGAGATTTGAACTAGACATCCTTCGaggtcgagacgctggtGCCTCTGAAAAAGAGCAGATGGTGGGTCGTGAAAAGCTACAAGAACTATCTGCTTTGGTGAGCCAGTTTATAATCCGCCGGTCGAATGATATTCTATCCAAGTACTTGCCTATCAAGTATGAACATGTGGTATTTTGTCACTTGTCTCCTTTTCAGCTTGCCCTGTACGATCTTTTTCTTCGATCCCCTGCCATTGCTAGATTGTTGCGCGGAAATGGCTCGCAACCATTGAAAGCTATTGGGATTTTGAAGAAATTGTGTAATCATCCTGATTTACTCAGTCTGCCTGATGATCTGGAGGGTAGCGAAGAACTTTTCCCTGAAGGATACAAACCAGGTGATCGCAGGCATGTGGCAGTGGAACTGTCAGGGAAACTGTCAGTCTTGACAAGGTTCCTCGCTTCGATTCGTTCGACTACGGATGACAAGATCGTCCTAATTAGCAATTATACCCAAACATTGGACTTATTTGAGCGCCTGTGTCGTTTGCGTCGCTGGGGCTTTTTCCGACTTGACGGCACCATGAATATTAACAAGCGCCAGAAACTTGTCGACCGATTCAACGACCCAACAGCACCTGAATTTATCTTTCTGTTGAGTTCTAAAGCTGGTGGGTGTGGTTTGAATCTTATTGGTGCAAATCGTCTCGTGCTCTTTGATCCCGACTGGAATCCTGCTTCTGATCAGCAGGCTTTGGCCCGTGTTTGGCGCGACGGTCAGAAGAAAGCTTGTTTTGTATATCGTTTCATTGCTACCGGTTCCATCGAAGAAAAGATTTTGCAGCGGCAATCTCACAAACAATCCCTTTCTTCGTGCGTAGTTGATGATGATTTGGATGCTGAGCGGCACTTTTCTGGCGAAGACTTGCGGGCCCTTTTCCAATTCAAGTATAACACGGACTCTGACACGCATGATACCTACAAATGCAAGCGTTGCAGAGACGGCAAGCAAGTCGTTGCATCAAAGGCTATGCTCTACGGAGATACCAGCACATGGAACCATGTATCCAAACACGAGTTTGGAAAACTGCATGATGATCTTCTTAGGGCAGAAGTCATGCATGACGATGTTTCGTTTGTATTCCAGTATTGTAGTCATTAA
- a CDS encoding ubiquitin-conjugating enzyme E2 A, translating into MSTPSKRRLIRDFKRLSSDPPGGISGAPCADNLLVWNAVIFGPSDTPFEDGTFKLLLTFDESYPNKPPSVKFLSKMFHPNVYANGELCLDILQNRWSPTYDVAAILTSIQSLLHDPNPNSPANAEAASLYRENMKEYVRRVKLTVEQSWIDETEEAQAYADADA; encoded by the exons ATG TCGACACCCTCTAAGCGTAGATTGATTCGAGACTTCAAGCGATTGTCTTCTGATCCTCCTGGTGGTATATCTGGAGCGCCCTGTGCAGATAATCTGCTCGTGTGGAATGCTGTGATTTTTGGACCATCAGATACGCCATTCGAAGATGGCACCTTCAAGCTTTTGCTCACCTTCGACGAGTCATACCCCAATAAGCCACCTTCCGTGAAATTTTTAAGCAAAATGTTCCATCCAAATGTGTATGCGAACGGAGAGCTATGTCTTGATATTCTTCAAAATCGATGGAGTCCTACTTATGACGTAGCGGCGATCCTCACTAGTATTCAAAGTTTGCTACACGATCCTAATCCTAACAG TCCCGCAAATGCCGAAGCAGCATCGCTATATCGCGAAAATATGAAGGAATATGTTCGACGCGTAAAGCTCACAGTCGAACAAAGTTGGATTGACGAGACagaagaagcgcaagccTATGCAGATGCGGACGCGTAG
- a CDS encoding glycoside hydrolase family 16 protein, which yields MKLLLISLVQLLWISLVSCVGWKLDDSIVGEDYFNKFNFYAGPDGAENMTHGMVQYVDMPNAKRLNLSYANGDSFVMRVDTTMKQPNGRPSVRLHSKKTYEDSVIVLQVAHVPTGCAVWPAFWTVTENRPLWPKGGEIDMLENANDQYPYNLAAVHVNTSCAVTNPEQTGTTVFDQCNAYANDSSGCRIAMNGTDAGATWGHKLNEKGGGTVAMQRDFSEGGKGIRMWFWENCMEPSELKKPGESVDPDSWGTPAADFGLTQCADQFDNHNIIFDITLCGDWAEETYTETSCPSNYKSCGYQVGNLGNTFENAFWDVKGLYIYTPDASGSSSSKSKRSSKDDKTCAIKNMPSSAMSHSPSALLLLVTLFFSIFL from the coding sequence ATGAAATTGCTCCTGATCAGCCTTGTCCAGTTGCTTTGGATTTCGCTGGTTTCTTGCGTTGGATGGAAGCTGGACGACTCGATCGTGGGTGAGGACTACTTCAACAAGTTCAATTTTTATGCTGGTCCTGATGGTGCAGAAAACATGACGCATGGAATGGTCCAGTATGTGGATATGCCCAATGCCAAACGTCTGAATCTCTCGTACGCCAACGGCGATAGTTTTGTGATGCGTGTGGATACTACAATGAAGCAGCCGAATGGAAGACCAAGCGTTCGTCTGCACTCAAAAAAGACGTACGAAGACTCAGTGATTGTGTTGCAAGTGGCGCATGTTCCGACGGGCTGCGCGGTTTGGCCGGCATTTTGGACGGTTACGGAGAACAGGCCCCTCTGGCCCAAGGGTGGTGAAATTGATATGCTAGAAAATGCTAATGACCAGTACCCATACAACCTTGCTGCAGTCCACGTCAACACGTCCTGTGCTGTGACGAACCCGGAACAAACGGGCACCACGGTGTTTGATCAGTGCAATGCTTACGCCAATGATAGCTCAGGATGCCGTATTGCTATGAATGGCACCGACGCAGGTGCAACGTGGGGACATAAGTTGAATGAAAAGGGTGGTGGCACCgtggcgatgcagcgcgacTTCAGCGAAGGAGGCAAGGGTATCCGAATGTGGTTCTGGGAAAACTGTATGGAGCCTTCTGAGTTGAAAAAGCCAGGAGAATCAGTGGATCCTGACAGTTGGGGTACGCCGGCGGCAGACTTTGGTCTTACGCAGTGCGCAGACCAATTTGACAACCACAATATTATTTTCGATATTACATTGTGCGGTGACTGGGCTGAAGAGACTTACACTGAAACCTCTTGCCCTTCGAACTACAAGTCTTGCGGCTACCAAGTTGGTAATCTCGGAAACACTTTCGAGAACGCATTTTGGGATGTCAAGGGATTGTACATTTACACGCCCGATGCTAGTGGCTCTTCATCGAGCAAATCTAAGCGCAGCTCGAAAGACGACAAAACATGTGCCATCAAAAACATGCCTTCTAGTGCCATGAGTCACAGCCCGAGCGCCTTGTTGCTTTTGGTTACACTTTTCTTCAGTATATTCCTATAG
- a CDS encoding exosome complex component MTR3 — protein MATSFDRRRANGPENTYPLLHNIRVSKMSTGTEPVWNVDPHHALQNPKSTCSDNLVLHTMKIDNENLNITRLAQKNVCMRPDGRETMDSRSLYLQTGLIPSASGSALIEAGNTKIVCAVHGPRQVRGRQYAGKAELNVQFEMAPFCERNRRASKDSEVASAAAFVHQALFPSIRIDLLPKSSIDVHIMVLDADTSILGCCALATMAASAAVAQAGVQMYGLVVGTAASATPSLPTDDHPTQQQWLVEPTKSESANASTELLLCGMPSLNATTCYVLQGPVHSMDAVKEVSHTLMQVITKHHASMAQSLFNEHT, from the exons ATGGCAACTTCATTTGACCGCCGGCGTGCAAATGGCCCAGAAAACACATATCCACTGTTGCATAACATACGTGTTTCAAAAATGTCGACGGGCACTGAGCCTGTTTGGAATGTAGACCCGCACCATGCCCTCCAGAACCCGAAGTCAACGTGCAGTGATAACCTCGTCTTGCACACAATGAAGATCGATAACGAGAACTTGAACATTACTCGGTTGGCGCAAAAGAATGTATGCATGAGGCCTGATGGTCGTGAAACGATGGATTCGCGCTCCCTGT ATCTGCAAACAGGGCTGATTCCTAGTGCTAGTGGCAGTGCTCTCATTGAAGCTGGAAATACTAAAATCGTTTGTGCAGT ACACGGTCCCCGTCAAGTGCGTGGGCGGCAATATGCTGGTAAGGCAGAATTAAACGTACAGTTCGAGATGGCACCTTTTTGTGAAAGAAACCGGCGTGCGAGCAAGGACTCGGAAGTAGCGAGTGCTGCGGCTTTCGTGCATCAAGCTCTTTTCCCTTCAATCCGTATCGATCTACTTCCCAAGTCTTCCATCGATGTACATATTATGGTTCTTGATGCCGACACCTCGATATTAGGCTGTTGTGCTTTAGCCACAATGGCTGCTAGTGCGGCCGTGGCACAGGCCGGTGTGCAAATGTACGGACTGGTTGTCGGTACAGCAGCT TCCGCCACGCCTTCTCTACCTACAGACGACCACCCGACTCAGCAGCAGTGGCTTGTTGAACCCACAAAGAGCGAAAGTGCTAATGCGAGTACAGAGCTGTTGCTCTGCGGCATGCCTTCTCTCAATGCCACGACGTGCTATGTTCTGCAGGGTCCAGTGCACAGCATGGACGCTGTGAAAGAAGTTTCCCACACGCTTATGCAAGTGATAACGAAGCATCACGCTTCCATGGCCCAGTCCCTTTTCAATGAGCATACGTAA
- a CDS encoding trimethylguanosine synthase, translating into MNGCATAWRSQEVERLAEERAIRSKDDLRENMLKYWRFRESLFTRFNEGILLDEESWFSVTPEALAYRTAVECKCEVAMDGFCGAGGNIIQFAMTCDHVLGIDIDPVKLEMARRNAQIYGVEHKITLLWGDFCEFARDVEKVKQARLCGEEPEDTGKWGGWDRKKIDVIFMSPPWGGVEYRDPSKLKGVIPTNKKYVNAYPFAALQPVGGKKLLELTFLICDKLVMFVPRNMDLTDVADAVNEVEFGTMVHVEEMWMGQRLKALSLFFEKKGTNNKPEVPQSS; encoded by the exons ATGAACGGTTGCGCGACAGCGTGGCGATCTCAAGAAGTCGAACGGCTCGCTGAAGAGCGGGCCATTCGTAGCAAAGATGATTTACGAGAAAACATGCTCAAGTACTGGCGATTCAGAGAGTCTTTGTTTACGCGCTTTAATGAAGGTATTCTTCTAGACGAAGAATCGTGGTTTTCTGTGACGCCGGAGGCACTAGCCTATCGCACTGCTGTAGAATGCAAGTGTGAAGTGGCTATGGATGGCTTCTGCGGTGCGGGTGGAAATATCATCCAGTTTGCTATGACATGCGATCATGTGCTGGGCATCGACATTGATCCCGTCAAGCTGGAAATGGCCAGGAGAAATG CCCAAATCTATGGCGTGGAACACAAAATCACACTCTTATGGGGTGATTTTTGTGAGTTTGCTCGCGACGTCGAGAAAGTGAAGCAAGCTCGTCTCTGCGGAGAGGAGCCAGAAGACACCGGCAAATGGGGAGGATGGGATCGCAAAAAAATTGATGT GATTTTTATG TCTCCGCCTTGGGGTGGTGTGGAATACCGTGATCCTTCCAAGCTTAAAGGAGTTATACCCACTAATAAGAAATATGTAAATGCTTATCCATTCGCCGCATTGCAGCCTGTGGGAGGTAAAAAGCTACTGGAGCTAACGTTTCTTATCTGTGATAAGCTTGTCATGTTTGTCCCGCGCAACATGGATCTAACAGACGTAGCTGATGCGGTGAACGAGGTGGAGTTTGGAACTATGGTGCATGTCGAAGAGATGTGGATGGGACAACGACTCAAGGCCTTGTCTCTCTTCTTTGAAAAGAAAGGTACGAATAACAAGCCTGAGGTGCCTCAGTCCTCATAG